Proteins encoded by one window of Brienomyrus brachyistius isolate T26 chromosome 1, BBRACH_0.4, whole genome shotgun sequence:
- the LOC125745121 gene encoding presequence protease, mitochondrial-like isoform X4 gives MYRQTNTLLWKLRYLNIKVQKSWRHQSTSVTEKVLSYKAGQNIHGFTVRQVTPVPDLCLTAVQLSHNVTGAEVLHLAREDSNNLFSVQFRTTPRDSTGVPHVLEHAVLCGSHEYPCRDPFFRMLSRSLATFMNAFTASDYTMYPFSTQNGKDFQNLLSIYLDAVFFPNLHELDFWQEVWRLEGENPTDPDSPLVFKGVVFNEMKGAFAHSESLFAQHLQNKLLPAHTYSVVSAGDPLSIPDLSWEQLRRFHTRHYHPSNARFFTYGDLPLEQHLKQIEEQALSRFDQIDPDTAVPPEPRWDHPREYHIRCGSNPLAPEPSKQNCLTVSYLLGDITDTFEALTLNLLSSLMVTGPNSPFYKALIEPKLGSAFSSIVGYDGSKKEASFSIGLQGISEEDMEKIKNIILQTIDHVEASGFEEERIEALLHKIEVQLKHQSTHFGLALALYIAPCWNHDGDPVPMLRIDDMVTRFKQCLKDNPRYLQEKIKQYFKDNKHRLTLSDDDRKEIHEKGLQLLTIQGSIQDASCLPALKVSDAAPVITATPLEMGMAVPCSRSAEVPVQYSPQPTNGMVYFRVLCGLRTLPEDLKIYIPLFCNIITKLGCGSLDYRQQSQQMEMKTGGMVVSPQVVTDTGNLDTYEQGILLTSSCLERNVSAMFDLWAEIFNSPNFEDEERLRVLLMISAQELSNGISSSGHTYAMTRAGHTLTSAGRLQETFDGMDQVQFIQRIVNLPNLSVVLQKMLEIKKYIFDQQDMRCALNATPQRMSEIALHIEEFVERISIKKNCRSSQLNVTEEPTFTPSQMKTYFELPFPVSFIGESVRTVPFTHQDYASLVILSHMMTTKFLHGEIREKGGAYGGGAMMDHSGLFSFYSYRDPNCMQTLSTFSRAVEWAKNGKFSQQDVDEAKLSTFATVDAPEAPCNKGMDHFLNGVSDELKQEHRERLFAVAKQDLIAVATRYLCVGQQIHGIAVLGAENGNIRKDPSWVVR, from the exons ATGTATAGACAAACTAATACTTTACTGTGGAAACTTCGATATTTAAA tattaaggtacagaaatcatGGAGACACCAAAGTACATCTGTGACGGAGAAGGTTCTGTCTTATAAGGCTGGACAAAACATACATGGCTTTACAGTGAGGCAG gtcacacctgttcctgatCTGTGCCTCACGGCTGTGCAGCTGAGCCACAATGTCACCGGAGCTGAGGTCCTGCACCTAGCCCGAGAGGACTCCAATAACCTCTTCAG CGTTCAATTCCGCACGACGCCGAGGGACAGCACTGGGGTGCCGCACGTCCTGGAGCACGCAGTGCTCTGCGGCTCGCACGAGTATCCCTGCCGAGACCCCTTCTTCAGGATGCTGAGTCGCTCCCTGGCCACCTTCATGAATGCCTTCACAG CAAGTGATTACACTATGTATCCGTTTTCCACGCAAAATGGTAAAGATTTCCAGAATCTCCTCTCCATTTATTTGGATGCCGTGTTTTTCCCAAACCTCCATGAGTTGGATTTTTG GCAGGAGGTATGGAGGCTGGAGGGCGAGAATCCCACCGATCCAGATTCTCCGCTGGTGTTTAAAGGCGTCGTCTTCAATGAAATGAAGGGGGCTTTT GCTCACAGCGAGAGTCTCTTCGCTCAGCACCTCCAGAACAAACTCCTCCCAGCCCACACCTACTCGGTGGTCTCGGCTGGAGATCCCTTATCCATACCCGACCTCTCCTGGGAGCAGCTGAGGCGGTTCCACACCAGACACTATCACCCTAGCAACGCGAG GTTCTTCACTTATGGGGACCTACCTCTCGAGCAGCATCTGAAGCAGATCGAGGAGCAGGCGCTATCCAGGTTTGATCAGATCGATCCCGACACTGCCGTGCCCCCAGAACCCCGCTGGGACCATCCT AGAGAGTACCACATAAGGTGTGGCTCCAACCCTTTGGCTCCGGAACCTTCTAAGCAGAATTGCCTGACTGTGAGCTACCTTCTCGGAGA CATCACAGACACGTTTGAGGCCTTGACACTGAACCTTCTGTCCTCGCTGATGGTAACTGGACCCAACTCGCCATTCTACAAGGCGCTGATTGAACCCAAGCTCGGAAGTGCCTTCTCCTCCATCGTGGG ATATGATGGAAGTAAAAAGGAAGCATCATTCTCCATTGGCTTACAGGGAATATCCGAGGAAGACATGGAGAAAATTAAAAATATCATCCTCCAAACCATAGACCACGTTGAAGC CTCTGGCTTTGAAGAAGAGAGGATTGAAGCCCTTTTACACAAAATCGAAGTCCAGTTGAAGCATCAGTCCACGCATTTTGGTCTGGCTTTAGCATTA TATATTGCACCTTGCTGGAATCACGACGGAGACCCGGTGCCGATGTTGAGGATTGACGACATGGTAACGCGATTCAAGCAGTGCCTGAAGGATAATCCCCGCTACCTTCAAGAGAAAATCAAGCAGTATTTCAAG GACAACAAGCACAGACTGA CTCTGTCCGATGACGACAGGAAGGAGATCCATGAGAAAG GCCTACAGCTTCTGACTATTCAGGGCTCAATCCAGGATGCCTCCTGCCTCCCAGCTCTCAAAGTATCTGATGCTGCACCAGTGATCACAGCCACTCCTTTAGAGATGGGGATGGCAG TTCCATGTTCCCGTTCAGCTGAGGTTCCAGTACAGTACAGTCCCCAACCCACAAATGGGATGGTGTATTTCCGAGTGCTGTGCGGCCTGAGGACGCTGCCCGAGGACCTGAAGATTTACATTCCGCTCTTCTGCAACATCATCACAAA GCTGGGTTGTGGAAGTCTGGATTACAGACAGCAGTCGCAGCAGATGGAGATGAAGACCGGGGGGATGGTGGTCTCTCCACAGGTCGTCACTGAcactggaaacctggacacCTACGAGCAG GGAATTCTCCTTACGTCTTCCTGTCTGGAAAGAAACGTCTCCGCCATGTTTGACCTCTGGGCTGAAATATTCAACAG CCCTAATTTTGAGGATGAGGAGCGCCTGAGAGTTCTGCTGATGATATCTGCCCAGGAGCTGTCTAATGGAATCTCCAGCTCTGGACATACATATGCCATGACGAGGGCCGGCCACACCTTGACATCAGCCGGGAGGCTTCAGGAGACCTTTGATGGAATGGATCAG GTGCAATTTATTCAACGGATTGTGAACCTGCCCAACCTCAGTGTTGTCCTTCAAAAGATGCTTGAGATAAAGAAATACATCTTCGACCAACAGGACATGAG ATGTGCTCTCAATGCCACACCCCAGAGGATGTCCGAAATTGCACTTCACATTGAGGAGTTCGTGGAGAGGATCTCCATCAAAAAGAATTGCAGATCCAGCCAGCTGAATGTTACTGAG GAGCCGACCTTCACGCCCTCCCAGATGAAGACCTACTTCGAGCTTCCATTTCCTGTGAGCTTCATTGGCGAAAGTGTCCGTACGGTTCCTTTCACACACCAGGACTATGCTAG CCTTGTGATACTGAGTCACATGATGACGACAAAGTTCCTACATGGAGAAATCAGGGAAAAGGGTGGAGCTTATGGGGGCGGAGCTATGATGGACCACAGCGGCCTTTTCTCCTTTTATTCGTACAG GGACCCAAACTGCATGCAGACGCTGTCCACCTTCAGTCGCGCTGTAGAATGGGCAAAAAATGGAAAGTTCTCCCAGCAGGACGTTGACGAGGCCAAACTGTCAACATTCGCCACTGTGGATGCGCCAGAGGCACCGTGCAATAAAG GTATGGACCACTTCCTGAACGGCGTCTCAGATGAGCTGAAGCAGGAACACAGGGAGCGACTCTTCGCCGTAGCAAAGCAGGACTTGATTGCTGTGGCAACCAG ATACCTTTGCGTTGGACAGCAGATACATGGAATAGCTGTCCTCGGAGCGGAAAATGGAAATATCAGGAAGGATCCATCATGGGTTGTAAGATAA